The Acidobacteriota bacterium DNA segment TATTTCCCCTTAAACCATGAGCCTGAGCCCATCCGGTCATTCCTGATTTAACTTTGTGTCTTAACATATAATGGGGAAAATATTTTTTGAAAGACTCGACAAAATAAGGTCTCTCTGGTCTTGGTCCCACTAAACTCATGTCCCCTTTCAAAACATTATAAAGTTGTGGAAATTCATCTATGCTTAATTTCCTTAAAATTTTCCCTATCGGAGTGATTCTCGGGTCATCATCTGCAGCCCAAACAGGACCTGTTTGTCTTTCTGCATCCTCAATCATTGTTCTGAATTTGTAAATTTTAAATTGTTTTCCATCGAGTCCGACTCTTTCTTGCTTATATATAATTTTTCCTTTTGAAGTTAGTTTGATTAATAAAGCGGTGAGTAAAAATACAGGGATAAGAATTATCAGGCAGACAAAAGAAATTATAATATCGATGATTCTCTTTAAGACAGATTTCCATCCCATAAGAGGGATATCCATTAAATTTATTACAGGGATACCTTCAAATTTATCAATTCCTGTCTTTAGAGTAAGATATTGGAGCATGTCAGGCACTAAACGCAGTTCAACAATATTTTCATTGGCAATCTTAATGATGTCGATAAACTTATCGTAAAGATGCAGGGGTAATGCTATAAATATTTCTTTGATGTTCATTTCTTTTACAATCTTAGATAATTGATTGGTTTTTCCTAATATGTCTTCTCCTCCCTTCTCATCATCCACAAAACCTACAAATTTATAACCAAGGTCTTCGTATTTTTTTATTTTTTCAGCTATCATCTGACCTGTCTCCCCTGCTCCTATTACAAGGGTGTTTCTTTTGTAGTTTTTTCTGTAAGCTGCTCTTATGGTATTCCATACAAATCCCCTTGAGATGAAAATAAAAAAGAAGCCGAGGACGGCATAAACAAGAAGGAATAAATGGGATATTTCAAATTTAGTTAATCTGTAACTCCTCAAATAGCTCAAAAATCCAAGAGCAACCAGATTAGTTATTATGATGTTGATGAATATTGTAAAAAGATCCTCAGACCTGGGTCTTTTTAATTTTATTTTGTAAAATCTTTGAAAATGAAATACAATTATGTGAATAAAAAGAAAAAGAAATATGGAATTAAGGTAATATCCGAACTCGGGTATACCTTTTGGAGCAGGAAGAAAAGTAAAGAACCTTACAAAATAGGCTAATATAAAAGAAATGATGATTGAAATTGCATCGCTTACCAAAAAGAAAAAATTTAAAGGCTGATGTCTTTTAACTATCATTTTTCTCTAAATTTTTCGATTTTCTCATCGATTGATTTTCTTATTCTATCTAAAAACTTATCATAAGAAAAATTTAATGTCCAATCTCTAATTTTTTTAAAATTAAATTTAATTTTTTCAAATTTGTCAATAGCACTTATAAGGCTTTCTATATTTAATTTTTCAAAAAAAATTCCTGTCTCATTTTCTAATATTGTCTCGGTTGCTCCTCCTTTTCTAAACGCAATAACAGGAGTCCCGCAAGCCTGCGCTTCTAAAGGAGCTATTCCAAAATCTTCCTCCCCTGGGAGAAGAAAACATTTTGCTCTTTGATAGAAGAATTTTAAATCAGAATCTGATACAGAGCCGAGGAATTCTACATTTTTTCCGGCCAATTTCTTCAGCTTTTTGTAATCCGGACCATTCCCTACAATTTTCAGTTTTTTGTTAATTCTGTTAAATGCTGAAATTGCGAGGTCAATTTTTTTATAGGGAACAAGAGCTGATACTATTAAATAATAATCCTCCTTTTCTTCGTAAAGGGTAAAAAATTCCGTATCGACCGGAGGA contains these protein-coding regions:
- a CDS encoding glycosyltransferase, coding for MNRVALIHDWLTGRRGGEKVLEALVTLFPDADIFTLFHFKGSQSKIIEDKKIHWSFLQNFPFIKKFYRNYLPLYPIAIELFNLEKYDLIISSSHCVAKGIIPHPHSLHICYCHTPMRYAWDLYHYYFPQPSMSLFKKIFIPSIMNWLRTWDQATSLRVDYFISNSYHVAKRIKKYYGREAEVINPPVDTEFFTLYEEKEDYYLIVSALVPYKKIDLAISAFNRINKKLKIVGNGPDYKKLKKLAGKNVEFLGSVSDSDLKFFYQRAKCFLLPGEEDFGIAPLEAQACGTPVIAFRKGGATETILENETGIFFEKLNIESLISAIDKFEKIKFNFKKIRDWTLNFSYDKFLDRIRKSIDEKIEKFREK
- a CDS encoding undecaprenyl-phosphate glucose phosphotransferase — its product is MIVKRHQPLNFFFLVSDAISIIISFILAYFVRFFTFLPAPKGIPEFGYYLNSIFLFLFIHIIVFHFQRFYKIKLKRPRSEDLFTIFINIIITNLVALGFLSYLRSYRLTKFEISHLFLLVYAVLGFFFIFISRGFVWNTIRAAYRKNYKRNTLVIGAGETGQMIAEKIKKYEDLGYKFVGFVDDEKGGEDILGKTNQLSKIVKEMNIKEIFIALPLHLYDKFIDIIKIANENIVELRLVPDMLQYLTLKTGIDKFEGIPVINLMDIPLMGWKSVLKRIIDIIISFVCLIILIPVFLLTALLIKLTSKGKIIYKQERVGLDGKQFKIYKFRTMIEDAERQTGPVWAADDDPRITPIGKILRKLSIDEFPQLYNVLKGDMSLVGPRPERPYFVESFKKYFPHYMLRHKVKSGMTGWAQAHGLRGNTPLDKRLEYDLYYIENWSLMLDFKILWMTFWKGFIDKKTT